The sequence below is a genomic window from Dehalogenimonas sp. THU2.
CCAGCCAGGCTTCAAAACTAAGGGTTTCGTGGATGAAAACTATCGCGATCTTCAATTTACGGCTTTTCAATGACCTCGTAACAATTGGAAAATAGGTCATATCCATGTATCCGGGATAAACGCTTCCAGAGATATCAAATTCGGGATGAGTATTTTTAAGGTGAGATTTTAGATCAAGGATAAATCCCATCAAGCCCCGGTACGCCACCTGGATGTAGCCCTTTTCTAGTTGCTTTTTGTATTCGATGACGGATTCCGGAAACGATGCCATAAGTACCCTCCTGGCCGAATAATAGTCCAAAACCACGGATTGTCTAACTTAGATTATAAGCGCAATCCCGGTAATTTTGCGACAGTGCAGTATTGATGTATGTCGGTGGATGATACGTCGATATTTGTTAAAAAGTGCTATATTGTTCTCATGCGAAAAGTCATTGTGCAAGAGTATGACCCTGATTGGCCGCGGCAGGCCAAGGTCGAGATAGACCGGATTATCGCCGCTTGCGGTAAAGATATCATTTCGGTGGAACATATCGGCAGTACGTCCGTACCAAATCTCCCAGCCAAGCCGATCATAGATCTGCTGGGTGAAGTGAGAGATATCTTGATCATCGACGATTATACCCCGGCGTTAGAGGCAATCGGTTAACAGGCACGGGGAGAATTCGGGATAAACGGCCGTCGCTATTATTTTAGAGAAGGATCCGGGCAGCACACGCATCATTTACACATTTTCGCCACGGGCGATATTGGACTACACCGTCACCTAGCAGTACGCGGTTATCTCCGAACCCACCCGGAGGAAGCAGCAAGATATGGTTTACTCAAGACAGAATTGGCCGAACGTTTCCCTGAAGATATCGAGGCATATATGGACGGTAAAGGTGAGTTCATGAGGGAACTGGAAGATCGAGCGATGTCCTGGATGAGAGAATATAAACCCCTCGGTATGTAAACACCTCGATTGTATATGCCCGTTGTGATGCTTAAGGCGCTCCGCAACGCCCGCCAAAGTTTAGAACGGAAGCCTGAACAGCCTCTTCGTATTTTCCATGGTCGCCCTCGCCAATTCCTCAAACGGTATACCCCTGATCCCAGCCAGCGCTTCCGCCGTCTGAACGATGTATGATGGCTCGTTGCGTTTGCCGCGGCGGCTTTGCGGGGGGAGGAAGGGGCAGTCGGTCTCCAGCAACAGTTTGTCGATGGGGATGTAGCGCAGGGCGTTATAGATCACCTTCGATGACGGGTAGGTGATATAACCGCCGATCGAGATGTGGAATCCGGCATCGAGATAACGCTTTGCCAGTTCGAGACTATCACCGAAGCAGTGAATGACGCCTTTGGGATGAGAGGGATTGGCTGCCGCCCAGTCGATAAGCACCGGCACGATGGCTTGGTCAGCCTGGCGGTTGTGGATGACCACCGGCAGGTTGATCCTGACGGCCAGGTCCAGATGGAAACGCAGGGTCTTGAGTTGGTCAGTCTCCGAAAACGGTTTGTGATAGAAATCCATGCCGGTCTCGCCGACAGCGACGACCTTTGGCATGGCAGCCAGTTTTTCGATTCCGGCGAGCGCTTCATCTGTCGCCGTCGCCGAATCGCAAGGGTGAATGCCGACGGTGGCGTAGATGTTGTCATGGGCGGTGGCCAGTTCGATGGCTTTTTTACTGGATTGAAGATCGATGCCGATGGTGATGATCGTTTCGACCCCAGCATCGGTCGCACGCTTCAAAACAGCGTCGAAGTCCGGGGCGAAGTCCGGCAGGTCGAGGTGTGCGTGGGAGTCGATGAGGTTCAAGGCAGGTACCTTACGGAACGAGCGCCGAGGCGGCGGTTTCGGCCAGTTTCAGGGCTACGGCGGGCAGGATGCCGAAGAGCAGGATGCCGAAGGATGAGATAGCCAGCGCCGTTTTCAAAGAACCCGAAGAAGGTACCGGGCCTTGTTGTTCCGGTTCACGGAGCCACAAAACCTTGATGACGCCAAAGTAGTAGTAGGCGGATATGACAGTATTGACCGCGGCCAGGACCACCAGCCACAGAAGATCCGCCTGGACACCTGCATTGAAGATGTAGAACTTGGCGAGGAAACCGGCAGTCGGCGGGAAACCGATCAGGGACAAAAGCGACAGCGTAAGTGCTCCAGCCATGAAAGGTGATGTTCGCGCCAGACCGGCATAGTTTGCGAAATTGTCGCTGTTGAACTTCCGAGAGATGGCGATAACGCTGATGAAGGCGGCCAGATCGCTCACGGCAAAGGCGATCAGATAGAAGATGATGCCGCCGACGGCCAGCGTCGAAAGCGACGGCGCGTTACCTAAAGCCGCCAGTCCGACCAGGATGTAACCGGCGTGAGCTACGGTGGAGAAACCCAGCAGGCGTTTGATGTTCTTCTGGGGAATGGCCATGAGATTACCCATGGTCATACCGATAGCGGCGATAGCGGCGATGACCGGCGCCCACTGTTGCGCCAGGACGCCGGGTTCGATGAACGCCGTACCCAGGATACGCAGGATGAGGGCAAATCCGGCCGCCTTGGAGGCGATCGACAGGTACATGGTGATGGGCGTCGGGGCGCCTTCGTAAACGTCCGGTACCCAGAACTGGAAGGGGACAGCGGCTATCTTGAAACCCACGCCGGCGATGATGAGCACCAGGCCCATCAGGAGGCCGGGGGAGTCGAGAATGGAGGCCGGTGACATCGATTGCAGCGAGGCGGCGATCTCCGCCAGGCCGGTGGTGCCGGTGAAACCGAAAACGAGCGCCATACCGTAAAGCAGCACCGCTGAGGCGACGCCGGACAGGAGAACATATTTCAACGCGGATTCGGTGGACTTCTTATCTTTCTGGATACCCACCAAAACGTAGAAAGCCACGGCGGTGATCTCCAGCGCCAGGTAGAGAGTTATGAGGTTAGTGGCGGCGGCCATGAGCATCATTCCGAGGGAGGCAATAAGGACGAGGGCGTGGTACTCACCCCGGAAGCGGCGGAAATTATCCGTCCAGTCGATGGACGCCATGATAACCAGGCCAGCCATCACCGGGAAGAATATCTTGAAGAAAGCGGCGAAGGCGTCATGGGAGACCATGCCGCCGAAAAGGCTTTGGGAAGCGTCCGGCCATTGGATGACGGCGGCGATAACGGCGGCAGAGAGGCCGGCCAGGGCCGAGCCGACGAGGACCTTCTTCTGAGAGACGAAGAGGTCGGTCAGGATCACGGCGATGGCGGTGCCGAGGACGATCAGTTCCGGTATGAGGTAGGTGAAGTCCACTAGGCCGCCCTCATTCTTTGGCGGAAATTCCAAATCACAAATCCCAAATTACAAACAAATCCCAAATTCGAAAATCCAAATTTGAAACGTGACATCATGATCAGGAGCCTCCGAAAAGGGCGGCGATGGGTTTGATGCCGCCTTCGAAGACGTCGGTCAGGATACGGGGGTAGAGGCCGATAACGAACATGGCAATGACGAAAACGATGGCGAAGATGTTCTCCACGCGGTCGGTGTCATGGACGCCGGCGAACCTGGGCAGTGGCTGGCCGAAGAATACCCTCTGGATGGTCCAGAGGATGTAAGCCGCGGCCAGGAGGATACCAAGCAAACCGATTATGGTGAAGACCTGGATACCGGGAACGACACCGCTGCTGAATGAGCCCAGGAAGGTCCAGACCTCCGCGATGAAGCCGCTGGTGGCGGGGACGGCCATGGCGCCCAGGCCGCCCAGGACGAAGATGATAGTGGCGCGGGGCATCTGGTTGGCCAGGCCGCCCAGGCGGGGAATGGCGCGCTCATGCGTATTGTGCATCACCACGCCGGTGATGGCGAAGAGCAGGCCGGTGATGATGCCGTGAGATACCATCTGGAGCGAGGCGCCGATCATCGACAGCTGTCCCAGGGCGAAAATGCCCAGGAGCACGAAGCCCATGTGACTAACCGACGAGTACGCGATAAGGCGCTTGATATCCGTCTGCTTGAGGGTTACGGCGCCTCCATAGACGATGTTGATGACCGCCAGTACCAGGATAATCGGGGCGAACTTGAGCGCCTCATCCGGGAACATGGCGGCGTTGATGCGCAGCATGGCGTAGCCGCCCATTTTAAGGAGCGTGCCGGCCAGGATAACCGAGACGGCGGTGGGGGCGTCGGTATGGGCGTCCGGCAGCCAGGTGTGGAAGGGGAAGACCGGCAGTTTGATGGCGAAACCAAGGAAGAAAAAGACGAAGGTCAGCGCCAGCGCACCAGCCTTCATAACCTCGGTCAGGTCTGTGTTGAGCATGGTGACCATATCGAGCGAACCGGTGGCGAAGTACAGCACCAGGATACCGGCCAGGATGAAGGCGCCTCCCAGCAGGGTGTAAAGAACGTATTTAAGGGCGGAGTATTCCTTGCGCCCGGCCCCCCAGATGGCGATGAGGAAATACATGGGGATGAGTTCCAGTTCCCAAAAAATGAAGAAGAGCAGGAAGTCCAGCGAGATGAACACGCCGGTGATCGATGCCTGGAGCAAAAGTATCCAGGCGAAGTATTCACGGACCCGGAGATCGATCTTCCAGGAGATCAGGATTACCAGGACGCCGAGGAGTGTGGTCAACAGCAGGAACGGCAGCGACAGGCCGTCCACGCCCAGGGAGTAATTGGCGTTGATCAACGGAATCCAGGAGACCTTCTCCCCGAACTGAATGACACCGCTCATCTCCGCCGAGCGGTCGAAGCCGGCAAAGACGATAATGGAAAAGATAAGCGGCAGCACCGTGGCTATGAGAGAGAGATATGTGATCGCCTTCGGCGACAGCTTTGGCCAGAGCGCGATCAAAAGAGCCCCGATGATGGGGATGAAAATGGTTAGCGTTAAATAGGGCATATCCAATTAACAAACACCTCCTCTAGCCGGCGAGAAACACGACGACAACGATGGTCAAAATACCGAAAGCGATAAACATACCATAAGTCTGGAGTTGACCGGATTGGGCGCGCCGCAATATGGATCCCGCTGATACTGTGCCGTCGGCCACGGCGTTGACGGTGCCGTCCACCGCCTTTTCATCGAAATACCTGAAATGACCGAAAAGCTTGCGGGTGATCACGTTCTGCACGATGACAGTGTTCAACCCGTTGTCCAGCAGCCGGCTGTCGAAGAACTGGAAACCGGCGAATAAACCGCGGAGCAGCACCAGTTCGCCGATGATCTTCTCGTATAACTCATCGAAGAAGTACTTGCGCCGGACCAGTTCGTAAAGGGCGCCGAAGCGGCGGGCGATAATTTCGGCGGAGACCCAGCGCTTGATGTACATGGCGTAAGCCAGGAAGATGCCCGCGGCGGCCAGACCGAGAGATAGCCAGGTTACCGGATGGGTGAAGGCGCCGAAAAGACCCTCGATCACGCTCATCGGTTCACCATGGCCGAACAAACCGCCGAAACCGCCGGTGAGGTTCAGGAAACCGGAGAAGGCAGCGGGCACAGCCAGGATCAACAGCGGCGCGGTCATCACACGGGGAGATTCATGGGGGTGATTGTGACCCCGATACTCGCCGTGGAAACTCAGGAACATCAACCGGAACATGTAGAACGCAGTCAGGAATACGGTGATCAGAGCCAGAGTGAAAAGTATCGGCTGGCCGGATGATCCGGCGATGATCTCATCCTTGGAGAAGAAGCCGGACAGCGGCCAGATCCCGGCCATGGAAACCGAGGCGATCAGCATGGTGTAATAGGTTTTAGGCATGAACTTCTTCAAGCCGCCCATATGGCGCATGTCGAAGGTGCCGGTAGCGTGATTGACCGAACCGGAACCCAAGAAGAGCAGACTCTTGAAAAAAGCGTGGTTCATCAGGTGGAACATGGCGATGGCTACGCCGCCGGTACCAAGGCCGAGCATCATGTAGCCCAGTTGCGACACGGTAGAATAAGCCAGAACCCGCTTCATGTCATGCATGACCAGTCCCATGGTGGCGGCAAAGATGGCGGTAATGCCGCCGATGACAGCGACGGTGGTCAACGCCGTTGTGGAATGCTCGAACAGGGGATAAGTCCGGGCGACGAGGAAAACACCGGCGGCGACCATGGTGGCGGCGTGGATCAGGGCGGAAACGGGGGTGGGGCCTTCCATGGCGTCCGGCAACCAGACGTGCAGCGGGAATTGGGCGCTCTTGCCCACCGCGCCCAGGAAAACACCCAACGCAGCTAATGTCAGCACGCCGCCGGCCAGGACGCCGGCAACAGCCAGTTCGTTAAGCTCGCAGATGTCCAGTGTGCCCGTATTGGCAAACAGCAGCACGATGGCTGCCAGGAAGCCGAAATCCCCGATGCGGGTGACGATAAAGGCCTTCTTGGCAGCAGCGGCGGCGGCGGGACGCTGGAACCAGAAGCCGATCAACAGATAAGAACACAGGCCGACCAGTTCCCAGAAAGCGAAGGTGAGGAACAGGTTGTCGGACAGCACCAGGCCGATCATCGCGACGCCGAAGAGAGACAGAAAGGCGTAGTAACGCTCGTAGCCCGGGTCGCCGTGCATGTAGCCCTGGGAATAGATGTTGACCATGAGGGCGACGAAGGTGATGACCACCAGCATGACGGCGGTCAGGCCGTCCAGGATGAAGCCGAAGTGGATATTGAGGCCGGCAACATTAACCCAATCGATCGGCGCGATGACGATCTCGTGGTGTTCAGCGCCTATAACGCCGGTAAGCGCCCAGAGAGAAAGCAGCAGCGCACCGGACATAGCGGCGACGCCTACATAACCGCTTATCTCAGGCCGCAGCTTCAGCAGAGGCTTGATCACCAGGGCGATGAGGGCGAAGGCCGCCAGAGGCAGCAGCAGGATCGCCCAGACGAACGGCGCCGTTATCAACTCTTGTTCACTCGCTTTACCATTTCATTAAATCTATCTTGGTGGCATCGATAGTATCGCGGCTGCGGTAGATTGACATAATAATCGCCAGGGCAACAGTGGCCTCCGCCGCGGCGACCACGATGATGAAGATGGTGAAGATCTGGCCGGTCAGCAACTCCGGAACCACAAAACGGGAGAAGGCGACCATGGCGATGGCCGCGGCGTTAAGCATCAACTCAATGCACATCAATATGATCACGGCGCTGCGCTTGGACAGGGCGCCCCAGAGCCCGATGCCGAAAAGCACCGCCGAGAGGATTAAATAATGGTTCAGGCCGACTTCCATTATTTATCCCTCACTAAGATGATAGCGCCGATGATGGCGGTGAGCAGCAGCACCCCGGCCATCTCCAACGGCAGCATGAAACCGTCGGTAGAGAACAGCAGAGCCGCCAGCTCCGGAGTGGTGTTATCGACCGGCGGCGCCTCGGAGATGTTCCAATCAGTCGCCAGGGTGGTGACAATAAGCGCCAGGGATATTCCGCCGCTGGCAAAGAGCGCCGGCAGCCGCAGCCGGTTGGTGAGGCTGCCCAACTGGATCTCCCGGGTCAACATGATAGCCAGGATGATCAGCACCGAAATGGCGCCGACGTAGATCAAAACCTGGATGGCCGCCAGGAAATCCGCGGAGAGAGTAACGAACAATCCGGCTACCAGGAAGAAACACAGCACCAGCATCAGAGAGGCGCGGAAGACGTTCTTCAAAAGCACCACCGCCAATGCGGAAATGATGATGCCGGCCGCGAAGATGAAAAAGCCGATCTCCATTACTTAGCCTTCTTCTTCCGCCGGTCTTCGGCATAGGTGGTCTGGTTGATGAGGAGTGTCTGCATCGGCAGCTTGGCGGCGGTGTCGGGGCGGTAATAGCCGGAGCGCGGCCGTTTGGCGTCATCGACCAGGAGTTCATCGTTGCTTTTAGTCAGTTCAAGACAGCGGCCGTCGGACGGGGTGGTCCCGGTCTTGGCCCCTTCGAAACTGGTGCAGCGGTAGGTGGTGCCGGTGTAATTGTAACCCAGGTAGATGGATATGCCAGTAGGGCAGGATTCGATGCACAGGCCGCAATAGATGCACAACCCCAGGTCCACCACGAAATCGTCGGTTTTAAGCTTCTTATCTTCACCCCGGGACACTTCCATCTTGATGGCGCCGACCGGACAGGCACGTTCGCAGGCGCGGCAGGAGATACAGCTTTCCTTGTCCCAGATGATATCGGTGCCGCGCAACCGCCGCGACATGGTCAGCCGCTGCTCCGGATACTGCACCGTGATCCACTTGCGGCCCAGATGCTTGACCGTGGTCTGGAGGCCGCGGACCAACCCCTCGCCGAAATTCTTAACTGAAGGCATGGCCGCCTCCGGTGCGGAACTGCCGGCTCATCAGGAAGATGAGCGCTGCCGCCAGTCCAAAGTTCAGCGGTATGGCCAACCACAATTGGTCGGAGAGGCCGGTGAGCACCAGTATGGCGGTCAGGAGCAGGTTCAGGAGCGCCAACGGCAGGAGGAATTTCCAGCCGAAAGCCATGACCTGATCTATCCTGAGACGGGGGAAGGTGGCCCGCACCCACATGATAAGCGTAAACACCGCTAAAATCTTGATAATTAGCCACATAAAGCCGGGCAGGAAGGGACCGGCCCAGCCGCCGAGGAAAAGAGTGCTGGCGATGGCGGAAACGGACAAAGTCTCGGCGTACTCGGTGAGGTAAAACAGACCGAATTTCATGCCGGAATACTCGGTCTGGAAACCGGCGATGATCTCGGAATCGGCCTCTAAAAGATCGAACGGCGTCCGGTTGATCTCGGCCATGGCCGCTGTGATGTAGATGAGAAAGCCCAATGGCTGCAGGAAAATGAAAGGCACGTTTTGCGCTTTGACGATTTCATTCAATGAAAGAGAGCCGGCCAGCATCACGGCGCCCAGGATGGACAGGACGAGGGGTATCTCGTAACTGACTTCCTGGGCGATGGTGCGCATGGCTCCCAGGAGCGAATACTTGTTGGATGAAGCCCAGCCGGCCATGAAAATGCCGATAACCACCACCGAACTCACCGCCATGATATAGAGGATACCGATATTGAGGTCGGCCAGGAGCGCATCGTCGCCGAAGGGAATGACGGCGAACACCGCCATGGCGGGGACGAAGGCCACCAGGGGCGCCAGAAAATGCACCGGTTTGTCGGCCAGCGCCGGGACCAGATCTTCCTTAAGCAGCACTTTGACGGCGTCGGCGATGGGTTGCAGCAAGCCAAAAGGTCCGGCGCGGTTGGGACCCGGCCTGATCTGGAAACGTCCCAGGCCGCGCCGTTCATACCAGATAAAAAAGAGCACGCCGGAGATGACGAAACCGAACAGGATGACAGTGAAAATGAGGAAGTGTAGCCAATCCATCAGCGGTCGACCTCACCCATGACGATATCGATGCTGCCGAATATAGCCATCAAATCGGCGACTTTCCAACCCAACAACATCTCGCGGAGGGCAGTCAGGTTGATGTAACTGGGGGCGCGTACGTGCCAGCGGTAGGGATTCTCCGTACCGTCGGCTACGACATAAAAGCCCAGTTCCCCTTTGGCTCCTTCAACGGCGTTGTAGGTTTCGCCGGCGGGGGGACGGATTATTTTGGAAACTTTAGCAATGATCTCACCTTGAGGCAACTGATCCACCGCCTGTTTCACGATGCGGACGCTCTGCCGCATCTCTTCCATACGCACCATGTAACGGTCATAGGTATCGCCGACGGTACCGACGGGAATGTCGAAGTCGAACCGATCGTATATCGAATACGGCTGGTCTTTTCGCAGGTCCCACTTGACCCCGCTGCCCCGGAGCACCGGCCCGGCGGCGGAGGCGTTGATCGCCAACTCTCGTGGCAATATACCGACGCCTTTGGAGCGCACCAGCATGATCTCGTTGGTGGAAACGAGCTTGTCGTACTCGTCGATAAAACCGGGCATCTCGTCCAGGAACTTTTTAAGAGCCGGCAGGAATTCATCCGGCAGATCCATGGAAACGCCGCCGAAGCGCATGTAGTTGTAGTTGAGGCGCTGCCCGCACACCATGTCGAAGAGTTCCACGATCTTCTCTCGCTCGCGGAACATGTAAAGCAGGGGCGTCATGAAAGCGCCGATATCGTTGATGAAAAAGCCGATGCCGGCCAGGTGGGAGCCGATGCGCTGGAGTTCTGCCATGATAACCCGGATATATTGGGCACGCTCCGGAACTTCGATTTTAAGCAGGTCTTCTACCGCCATGCAGTAAGCTTGGTTGTTGATCATCGATGTCAGGTAGTCCAAACGGTCGGTGAGCGGGATATTCTTAGTGTAATTACGGCCTTCGGCGATCTTTTCCATGCCCCGGTGAAGGTAACCGAAGATCGGCTCCACATCGATGATGACCTCGCCGTCAAGCGTCAGCCGCAGCCGGAACACCCCATGGGTACTGGGGTGCTGGGGACCGACGTTAATGACATAATGTTCGGTTTTAAGCGTCACGGTCTACCCAGTCCTTTCGGAGCGGATAACCGGGAAAGCCATCCCATAGAAGGATGCGCTTCAAATTCGGATGCCCGGTGAATTCGATGCCCATGAGATCATAGATTTCCCGTTCCTGAAGGTCGGCGCCGCGCCATACGGGCGTCACCGACGGAGCGGTGGGTTTATCATGATCGGTCAAATCGACCCTGAAATCCAGACGCTGTTTGCGTGATAGGGAAGTCAGGCGGTAGATCAGGCTGAAATGAGTTTTATGGTCGACGCCGGTGACGGAGTTCAAATAATCGAAGTTGAATTCCGGGTCATCGCGGAGGAAGGCGGCGACTTCGGTCAAGCGGTCCGGCTTGACCGAAAGGCGCCCGTTATCCGCGGCGGATGCACCTTCGCCAAACTTATCCTTCAGCCGCTCGTGGACGGCGATGCAGTCCAGGTCCAGCATCAGCCTTCCACCGCCCTTCTGGTGGGGCTCATCTTATCGACTTTAGCGTGAATGTCCAGGATAGCCTGCAACAGCGCTTCCGGGCGCGGCGGGCAGCCCGGGACGTAGACATCGATCGGTACGATCTTATTGAATCCGGGCACCACGGAATAAGAACCTTTGAAGATGCCGCCGGAGGTGCCGCAGGAGCCCATGGCCAGCACCCACTTGGGATCCGGCATCTGGTCATAGATACGCTTGAGCCAGGGGGCCATCTTCCAGGTCAGTGTACCGGCCACGATCATGAGGTCGGCCTGCCGGGGAGAGGCGCGGAAAATTTCCATACCGAAGCGCGCCAGGTCGAAGCGGGAGGCAGCGGTGCACATCATCTCGATGGCGCAGCAGGCCAGGCCGAAGGTCACCGGCCACATCGAATAGTGGCGGGACCAATTGACTACTTTGTCGACGCTGGTTAAAAGAACGTTGGAGGCCAACGGCGGCGCGTTCAGCCAGTCTATCGGGTCAGGGATAGCGGTCTGATGGCTCTTCAGAAAACTCTCGACGATCTCGCCCTCCCGTGCATCGAGTTCGATGTCGGAATAGGCGAAATTGCGCGGCGGTTCTATTGCCATTCCAGCGCCCCTTTCTTCCAGGCGTAAAAATAGCCCACCGTCACGATGAAGAGGAAAAACATCGCGATGAAAAAGGCGGGGACACCCAGATCACCCAGGCTGGCCGCCCAGGGGTAAAGAAAAACAGCCAGCACATCCATGACGATGAGCATCAGCGCGTAAATGTAATAGCGGAAATTGAATTGCACCCAGGAACGCCCTGTGGTTTCCATACCGCATTCGTAAGTCTCCTGTTTAACCTGGGACGGGTTCCTGGGCACGATCTTGGTGAGCCGGCCGAGAATAATCGGAATGAACAGCGTCACCAGGATAAACCCGATGGCAATAATTAAAAAAAGCCCGACATAGCCGAACTGGGTTAACATGATGCGTCAGCCTCCGGGGTAGTACTAGGCCAAAAGTTATAGGGTAGTATATACTTTTTGACCCAAGATGACAAGCAGACATCACTTACCAGTATATGATACACCAACTTATCCGGAATCGTGAATCTCTAACATTGCCAGCGATGCCGTTCTCGATAGACTACCGCTAGACCGAATCTAATCCAGCAGCGTCGGTATGCCCTCCGCCGCCTCCATCGTCATGTCGGTTTTCAGGGCGCGGGACTTCTGCCGCTCCTTGAACTCCGCCGCCAGTTCCGTTGATTCCTGGTAGAACTGACGTAGGATGGGTACCTCGGAGAGGTCGGACAGCATCAACGTTACATCCAGGATTCCGCGTTCCCGCGGATAGTCACCAAGGCGCTGCTGCGCCGCCGGTGCTACCTCCCTGAGGCGTTCGGAGAGGTCTTTGACCAGTTCGACGCTGATCTCACGGGCGGGCCCGGAAACCAGCAGACCAGCCCGGCCGGCGTCAACGGGGTTGCAGGCGACCGACATCTCCGCCAGCGCCTCATCCATGGCATATAGACCGCGCTGGTTCTCAAAGTTCTTCTTGAGGTAGTTACGAGTTTTCTCGAACGGTAAAACGATCAAGTCCAGCGGCACCGTGCCATAGCCGATGCCCGTCCAGCCGCGCAGCGTCTCCTTGAGATCTCCGGTGTCCAGAATCGAGGTGCCTATTGACTTGGCTTTGCGTTCCTCACCCGAGCACAGCAGGTTATAGAAAGGTGTGACAATCATCTCGTTGATCTTCTGGAAGTTGCTGGCCAGTGACTGGCTTTTCCGGATGAAACGCTGGTTGTCCACGAGGATCACCGCATCGGCGGCCTGATTGGCGGACTTGAGGCACATCGCGGTATTGAAAACAGCCCGCTCCTCATTCAGCCGCTCGTGCTCGAAGGGCAAGGCCACCATGGCGTACACCGGCTTATCCCGAAAATTCTCCTTGAACGCCCGGGCGAATATCGGAAGTGCGCCCGAGCCTGTTCCGCCGCCGCCGGAGGCCATGAGCAGCAGCGCGTCGGCATCATAAAAGCGTTCGTTCTTCTTCATGATGCCAATGAGGTTATCCCGCTCCTCTTTGGCGATCTCGGCGCCCGTCTCTGAGATCTTGGCTACCCCGTGGCCGCCGGTGTGACCGGCGCCGATAAGGATACGGTGAAGGGAGTCTTTTTTAACTTTGGTCAATGAGGAAAGGTCGGCGGTATCGGTGTTGATCGCTAATATGTCGGTGGCAATGCGTAAGTTTCTCTCCTGACGCGCTTTGATGGCCATCCGGGCGAATTCATCGGCGAGCCTGCCTCCGGCCTGTCCCAGACCGACAATGATCAGCTTCATTTCAGGGTTCCTCCTGAGTGCATTTCGGCTTGAGTCTAAAGGGGCGGGACGGGTTTGTCAATAGGATTTTATAAAAGCTTGCCACAGTCGAATCTATAATGAGTCATTTATCGACCATGCTTGCCCGGTACTAGTACTTGGTGCTAAAATGTCGACAGATTACCCTTCGAGCTGTCCTCGCCTAAATCAATCGACATGGCAGGCGGCCGGTCAGGGTGTCGCTGGAAACGGCGGCGCCTCCCGTATTTGGAAAGGAGGGCGGATATGGCATATTGCCGCCTCTTTATTGGAGGCTGTTTAATAATATGACTGAAGGCAACTGCATCACCGGCACCTACGATGCCTTCAACCGCCGCGTCAATTACCTGAGGATATCGGTCACCGACCGCTGCAATCTGCGATGCATCTATTGTTCCGACGGCGAAATTTCCCATCTCGGACATAACGACATCCTGTCGTATGAAGAGATAGCCCGTATCACACGGGTGGCGGCGGAGATGGGGGTAACCCATGTGCGGCTTACCGGCGGCGAACCTCTGGTACGTCCGTATGTCGCTAATCTGGTCAGCCTGTTGACCGCGATACCGGGTATTGAGGATATATCCCTGACCACCAACGGAACACTTCTGGAAGCGCAGGCGGCCGAACTAAAAGCAGCCGGTTTGAAGCGGATCAACGTCAGCC
It includes:
- a CDS encoding tubulin/FtsZ family protein, with protein sequence MKLIIVGLGQAGGRLADEFARMAIKARQERNLRIATDILAINTDTADLSSLTKVKKDSLHRILIGAGHTGGHGVAKISETGAEIAKEERDNLIGIMKKNERFYDADALLLMASGGGGTGSGALPIFARAFKENFRDKPVYAMVALPFEHERLNEERAVFNTAMCLKSANQAADAVILVDNQRFIRKSQSLASNFQKINEMIVTPFYNLLCSGEERKAKSIGTSILDTGDLKETLRGWTGIGYGTVPLDLIVLPFEKTRNYLKKNFENQRGLYAMDEALAEMSVACNPVDAGRAGLLVSGPAREISVELVKDLSERLREVAPAAQQRLGDYPRERGILDVTLMLSDLSEVPILRQFYQESTELAAEFKERQKSRALKTDMTMEAAEGIPTLLD